A single genomic interval of Helianthus annuus cultivar XRQ/B chromosome 13, HanXRQr2.0-SUNRISE, whole genome shotgun sequence harbors:
- the LOC110899596 gene encoding AT-hook motif nuclear-localized protein 5: MDGREGISSFYLNGGFRGSGSNVGSGHQGGGFQIQAAPPGFKTQSNPNLSPHGHSNMRLAPSVGSSFHLEHNTPPQPHNFPHGFNMDGSGSGGGGRTGGGNGVSDDGGGGAATVPTPGSGNESVVRKKRGRPRKVVAADGNHMALALTPAPVVATPDPTTPSTQKKRGRPCGTGRKQQLANVGEWMHNSAGSAFTPHIIHISVGEDVAEKIISFAQQRQRALCVLSGTGSVSTVTLRQFTASGGTVAYEGRFEILCLSGCYLLAETGSPRNRTGGLSISVCNADGQVIGGAIGGKLIASTLVQVVVSSFLYGGGDNSRPKTVVEPPSGDEKSPGVQLN, translated from the exons ATGGATGGAAGGGAAGGAATTTCATCATTTTATCTCAATGGAGGGTTTCGCGGGTCGGGTTCTAATGTCGGGTCGGGTCATCAGGGTGGTGGGTTTCAAATTCAAGCCGCACCACCTGGTTTCAAGActcaatcaaaccctaacttgTCCCCCCATGGTCATAGTAATATGAGGTTAGCACCCTCAGTAGGTTCTTCATTCCATTTGGAACAcaacacaccaccacaaccacacaATTTCCCTCATGGGTTTAACATGGATGGTAGCGgtagtggcggtggtggcaggaCCGGTGGTGGTAACGGTGtgagtgatgatggtggtggtggtgcagctACGGTTCCGACACCTGGAAGTGGGAATGAGTCGGTTGTAAGGAAAAAAAGAGGGAGGCCTAGAAAGGTTGTTGCCGCTGATGGGAACCACATGGCGCTAGCGCTAACGCCTGCACCGGTGGTTGCGACGCCTGATCCGACCACACCGTCGACGCAAAAGAAAAGAGGGCGGCCTTGCGGTACTGGAAGGAAGCAGCAGCTTGCAAATGTTG GTGAATGGATGCATAATTCAGCAGGATCGGCTTTCACACCTCATATCATCCATATATCAGTTGGAGAG GACGTTGCAGAAAAGATAATATCATTTGCACAACAGAGGCAAAGGGCTCTCTGCGTCTTGTCGGGCACCGGTTCTGTTTCGACTGTGACATTACGCCAGTTTACGGCTTCTGGTGGAACTGTGGCTTATGAG GGTCGGTTTGAGATACTATGTTTGTCGGGTTGCTACCTGCTTGCCGAAACCGGTAGCCCGCGCAACCGAACCGGTGGTCTTAGCATTTCTGTTTGTAACGCCGATGGTCAAGTGATTGGCGGCGCAATTGGCGGTAAACTTATCGCATCCACCCTAGTCCAG GTGGTGGTTAGTAGCTTCTTGTATGGCGGTGGAGATAATTCCAGACCAAAGACCGTAGTCGAGCCGCCATCGGGAGATGAGAAGAGTCCTGGAGTTCAGCTTAACTAG